In Pseudomonadota bacterium, a single genomic region encodes these proteins:
- a CDS encoding AAA family ATPase — translation MIRLPIGHSDSRSIIDEKFTFFDKTLFIKKVINERAKVILITRPRRFGKTLNLTMLEYFFAEKVYSIPTKGLFDGLKISRETLYEEYQGQFPVIFVSFKDVKAESFEKAYEQISSLFIHLYAEFSYLEKSDSLSETQKAFFCRILIREGDKSDLIKALQVLIECLFAHHKRKPIVLIDEYDTPIHFGSHKGVL, via the coding sequence TTGATAAGACTCCCCATTGGACACAGTGATTCTAGAAGCATTATTGATGAAAAGTTTACCTTTTTTGATAAGACGCTCTTCATTAAAAAAGTAATTAATGAACGCGCGAAGGTTATTTTAATTACGCGCCCGCGTCGATTTGGAAAAACCCTCAATCTCACCATGCTTGAGTATTTTTTTGCCGAAAAAGTTTATTCTATTCCGACAAAAGGACTTTTTGACGGGCTTAAAATTTCTCGTGAGACTCTCTATGAAGAGTATCAGGGACAATTTCCTGTGATTTTTGTCTCTTTTAAAGATGTCAAAGCAGAGAGTTTTGAAAAAGCTTACGAACAGATCTCCTCACTTTTTATCCATCTTTATGCTGAATTTTCTTATCTTGAAAAGAGTGACTCTCTTTCAGAAACTCAAAAAGCTTTTTTTTGTCGGATTCTAATACGGGAAGGAGATAAATCGGATCTTATAAAAGCTTTGCAAGTTCTTATAGAATGCCTTTTTGCCCATCACAAAAGGAAGCCCATTGTCCTTATTGATGAATATGATACACCGATTCATTTTGGGTCTCATAAGGGGGTTTTATGA
- a CDS encoding amino acid transporter, whose product MLLSWWIPLLKGFGTGASLIIAIGAQNAFVLKQGLLKNHVFVTALICALIDTLLIGAGVGGFGELVSLNPLFLTLTTWGGAAFLFCYGARSFYSVFSTQTLDVRASSKQISLKATLLTLCALSFLNPHVYLDTVVLLGGISAQFQGEGRLWFALGAMTASFIWFFTLGYGARFLTPLFKKPIAWKILDFLIGCTMFGIAISLLYPALCS is encoded by the coding sequence GTGCTTTTATCTTGGTGGATCCCTCTCTTAAAAGGATTTGGAACCGGTGCAAGTCTTATTATTGCAATCGGGGCTCAAAATGCTTTTGTTCTAAAACAAGGGCTTCTTAAAAATCATGTCTTTGTCACAGCTCTTATTTGTGCCCTGATTGACACACTTTTAATTGGGGCTGGTGTTGGAGGATTTGGAGAGCTTGTTTCTTTAAATCCTCTTTTTTTAACACTTACCACATGGGGCGGCGCTGCTTTTCTATTCTGTTATGGCGCGCGATCCTTCTACTCTGTCTTTTCAACTCAAACGCTTGATGTACGGGCCTCTTCAAAGCAGATTTCTCTTAAAGCTACGCTTCTCACTTTATGTGCTTTAAGTTTTTTAAACCCCCACGTCTATCTTGATACGGTTGTCCTTTTAGGAGGTATTAGCGCCCAATTTCAAGGAGAAGGACGCCTCTGGTTTGCCCTTGGGGCAATGACAGCTTCTTTTATCTGGTTCTTTACGCTTGGCTATGGCGCACGGTTTTTAACCCCTCTTTTTAAGAAACCAATTGCTTGGAAAATTTTAGATTTTCTAATTGGATGCACAATGTTTGGGATTGCCATTTCCTTACTCTATCCAGCTCTATGTTCTTGA
- a CDS encoding DASS family sodium-coupled anion symporter — protein sequence MLKLSQIFSRKRTRQDVQRWTGASLAPSFVILIIAFALWFMPPPSGLEIGAWHLLIIFLGTIIGIILKPLPMGAIATIGLSLCVITNLIPLQQSLLSFSSPIVWLVLSAFFIARGFVKTGLGSRIAYYFMTFLGKNSLGLSYGLVLTDFLLSPVIPSNTARGGGIIFPIVQSLSNEYGSSPSTNSQRKIGAFLTQVAFQSNLVTSAMFLTAFAGNPLAAKLAKEVDVVLNWGTWAIAGIVPGLVHLALLPLFLFFIYPPTLKKTPEAPQLARQKLKEMGPLSFHEITMLLIFALLLVLWIFGGNFGVEPTTAALLGLSLLLFTGVLSWEDVLQEKAAWDTFFWLAILLCLAGALSDQGIIKWFGAGVENFIGLLSKPVAFSILAILYFYCHYFFASGTAHLTSLYVMFLIAIVSTGVPAPLAAFVLAVFASLSSGLTHYGTGAAPVFFGGNFMPVRTWWRLGFLCSLLTLFVWGIVGGAWWKFLGYW from the coding sequence ATGTTAAAACTTTCTCAAATTTTTTCAAGAAAAAGAACGCGTCAGGATGTCCAACGGTGGACTGGGGCTTCCCTCGCGCCCTCTTTCGTTATTCTAATTATTGCTTTTGCTCTCTGGTTTATGCCGCCTCCGAGCGGTCTTGAGATTGGAGCTTGGCATCTTTTGATTATTTTCTTGGGAACAATTATTGGAATTATTTTAAAACCTCTTCCCATGGGCGCGATTGCAACGATTGGATTGAGTCTTTGCGTCATCACAAATTTGATTCCGCTTCAACAATCTTTATTAAGCTTTAGTTCGCCTATAGTATGGCTGGTTTTATCAGCTTTCTTCATAGCCCGAGGTTTCGTTAAAACGGGTCTTGGGTCACGTATCGCTTATTATTTTATGACTTTTCTTGGAAAAAACAGCCTTGGACTTTCTTACGGTCTTGTTTTAACGGATTTCTTATTATCTCCTGTGATTCCAAGCAACACGGCACGTGGGGGCGGTATTATTTTCCCAATTGTCCAATCACTTTCCAATGAATATGGAAGTTCTCCTTCTACAAACTCTCAACGAAAAATTGGTGCTTTTTTAACTCAAGTTGCTTTTCAATCAAACCTTGTTACAAGTGCCATGTTTTTAACAGCTTTCGCTGGAAATCCTTTGGCTGCAAAACTTGCAAAAGAAGTGGACGTTGTTTTGAATTGGGGAACATGGGCCATTGCAGGAATTGTGCCAGGCCTTGTTCATCTTGCTCTCTTGCCCCTTTTTCTTTTTTTCATTTACCCTCCAACATTAAAAAAGACACCTGAAGCTCCTCAACTGGCGCGTCAAAAGCTTAAAGAAATGGGACCTCTCTCTTTCCATGAAATTACAATGCTACTTATTTTTGCCCTTCTCCTTGTTCTTTGGATTTTTGGAGGTAATTTTGGCGTTGAACCCACAACAGCAGCCCTTCTTGGTTTATCTCTTCTTCTTTTTACGGGCGTCCTTTCGTGGGAAGACGTTCTGCAAGAAAAAGCGGCTTGGGACACATTTTTTTGGCTCGCAATTCTTCTTTGTCTTGCAGGCGCTCTTTCAGATCAGGGGATCATTAAATGGTTTGGAGCAGGCGTTGAAAACTTTATTGGACTCTTAAGTAAACCTGTTGCATTCAGTATTCTTGCGATTCTTTATTTTTATTGCCATTATTTCTTTGCAAGTGGAACAGCGCATCTGACGTCTCTTTATGTTATGTTCCTTATTGCGATTGTGAGTACCGGTGTCCCCGCGCCTCTGGCGGCCTTTGTTCTTGCTGTCTTTGCAAGCCTCTCTTCTGGATTAACCCATTATGGAACAGGGGCTGCTCCTGTCTTCTTTGGAGGAAATTTTATGCCGGTTCGGACCTGGTGGCGTCTTGGGTTCCTTTGTAGCCTTCTTACGCTCTTCGTCTGGGGTATTGTGGGAGGCGCTTGGTGGAAGTTTTTAGGGTATTGGTAA
- the pstC gene encoding phosphate ABC transporter permease subunit PstC, with amino-acid sequence MLLLGLCIVAWSFFGFFMGKRNAKKLKNEGSLKELPLYYGYYVALWASFPPLFILILSFLPFSIEFGASEDMRAYFPWIFLNLLALCCFFYASSRIKPNFKARKVIEGLVKFFFFITALIAILTSLGIILSLLFDALRFFEIVSLKDFFFNPQWSPQLAKKNPSQAFGILPLFSGTLLITGIALLVALPLGLFSAIYLAEFARLSTRSVCKPFLEMLAGVPTVVYGFFAVVMITPLLQNIGNLFNISVSSESALGVGIVMGIMLIPFISSLSDDVIRAVPKSLKEAALGMGATSTEAICHIVLPAAFPGIVGAVLLAFSRAIGETMIVVMAAGLSAQMTGNPLKAVTTVTVQIVNLLTGDQEFNSPQTLAAFALGLVLFVITLCLNMIALKVMRSFKEKYG; translated from the coding sequence ATGCTTCTTCTTGGATTATGTATTGTTGCTTGGTCTTTTTTTGGATTTTTCATGGGAAAGAGAAATGCCAAAAAACTTAAAAACGAAGGATCTTTAAAGGAGCTTCCGCTTTATTATGGCTATTATGTCGCTCTTTGGGCCTCTTTCCCTCCTCTTTTTATCCTTATTCTCTCTTTTTTACCCTTTTCAATAGAATTTGGGGCCTCAGAGGACATGAGAGCTTATTTTCCTTGGATTTTTTTAAATCTTCTTGCACTGTGCTGCTTTTTTTATGCTTCTTCACGGATCAAACCCAATTTTAAGGCACGTAAAGTGATTGAGGGATTGGTTAAATTCTTTTTTTTTATAACGGCCCTCATTGCAATTCTAACGTCTCTGGGCATTATTTTGTCTCTTTTATTTGATGCTTTGCGATTTTTTGAAATTGTTTCTCTCAAAGATTTCTTTTTCAATCCGCAATGGAGTCCTCAACTGGCAAAAAAAAATCCTTCCCAAGCTTTCGGAATTTTGCCGCTGTTTTCTGGAACACTTCTGATTACAGGAATTGCGCTTCTCGTTGCTCTTCCTTTGGGGCTTTTTTCGGCAATTTATTTGGCAGAATTTGCGCGTCTTTCAACGCGATCTGTTTGCAAACCATTCCTTGAAATGCTTGCAGGTGTTCCTACTGTTGTTTATGGCTTTTTTGCTGTTGTTATGATTACACCCCTTCTTCAAAATATTGGAAATTTGTTTAACATCTCTGTTTCTTCTGAAAGTGCTCTTGGTGTTGGCATTGTGATGGGGATTATGCTTATTCCCTTCATTTCTTCTCTTTCAGATGATGTGATAAGAGCTGTCCCTAAATCCTTAAAAGAAGCAGCTCTCGGAATGGGGGCTACTTCAACGGAGGCGATTTGCCATATTGTTTTACCTGCGGCTTTTCCAGGAATTGTCGGCGCTGTTCTTTTGGCGTTTTCGCGTGCCATTGGCGAGACAATGATTGTTGTAATGGCTGCGGGTCTTTCTGCACAGATGACGGGAAATCCTTTAAAAGCTGTGACGACTGTTACAGTTCAAATCGTCAATCTCTTAACAGGAGATCAAGAATTTAATAGTCCTCAAACCTTAGCGGCCTTTGCTTTAGGGCTTGTTCTTTTTGTTATTACATTATGTTTAAATATGATTGCCTTAAAAGTAATGCGGAGCTTTAAGGAAAAGTATGGCTAA
- the pstA gene encoding phosphate ABC transporter permease PstA has product MAKPGLSPTSIFRPKPLEISPRLLKRRKIVNTFFLACGKISVIFSCALLLGILGSIIYWSIPAFLKVELKLTVPVSKILNLSPSFLKEKSFVFKESLNATYPMIGEPAQIRQIQSLYSLLAQKELRMLLKETLNQKEIPQTVVLWVPAQKDAAAFLKHSQRRSDIKNKRAYRLTDFQCEQLEKLQKEKGVRLSFNWGFFKFSDSQTPELAGIYGALIGSLYVLGIALLFSLPIGVITAIYLEEFSADSRVSRWIEINLNNLAAVPSVVFGLLGLSVFLNFFKLPRSSSLVGGLTLGLMLLPIMIVSSRIALRSIPQSIRDAARGIGASSVQVVFHHVVPLAIPGILTGSILGIARAMGESASLLMVGMMAFITAKPQGILSPATVLPVEIYQWVERPERGFDELSSAAILFLLCILGALNWFALFLKHKFEKRW; this is encoded by the coding sequence ATGGCTAAACCAGGTCTTTCCCCCACATCAATTTTTAGACCAAAACCTTTGGAGATTTCTCCTCGGTTATTGAAGCGTCGCAAAATCGTCAATACTTTTTTTCTTGCTTGTGGAAAGATCTCAGTTATTTTTTCATGTGCGCTTCTTCTTGGAATATTAGGGTCAATCATCTATTGGTCAATTCCTGCTTTTTTAAAAGTTGAACTTAAATTGACCGTCCCTGTCTCAAAAATTTTAAATCTTTCGCCTTCTTTTCTGAAGGAGAAATCTTTTGTGTTTAAGGAATCACTGAATGCTACTTATCCCATGATTGGGGAGCCGGCGCAAATACGCCAGATTCAAAGTCTCTATAGCCTTCTTGCCCAAAAAGAACTTCGAATGCTTTTGAAAGAGACACTCAATCAAAAAGAAATTCCTCAGACAGTTGTCCTCTGGGTTCCTGCTCAAAAAGATGCGGCTGCTTTTTTAAAGCATTCCCAAAGAAGGTCTGATATTAAAAATAAGAGAGCCTATAGACTAACGGATTTTCAATGCGAGCAGCTTGAAAAATTACAAAAAGAAAAAGGTGTTCGATTGAGCTTTAATTGGGGATTTTTTAAGTTTTCTGATTCCCAGACACCAGAATTGGCTGGGATTTATGGTGCTCTTATTGGGTCTCTTTATGTTTTAGGAATTGCGCTCTTATTTTCACTTCCAATTGGTGTTATAACAGCCATCTATTTAGAAGAATTTTCAGCTGATTCACGTGTGAGCCGTTGGATTGAAATTAATCTCAATAACTTGGCAGCGGTTCCTTCTGTTGTTTTTGGTCTCTTGGGGCTTTCTGTCTTTTTAAACTTTTTTAAACTTCCCCGTTCTTCTTCTCTTGTGGGGGGGCTGACATTAGGTCTTATGCTCCTTCCTATCATGATTGTCTCTTCGCGTATTGCGCTTCGTTCTATTCCTCAATCCATACGGGATGCAGCCCGTGGTATTGGAGCCTCTTCGGTTCAAGTCGTTTTTCATCATGTTGTCCCGCTTGCAATTCCTGGAATTTTAACAGGCTCCATCTTAGGTATCGCCCGTGCAATGGGAGAGAGCGCTTCCCTTTTAATGGTCGGAATGATGGCTTTTATTACGGCAAAACCTCAAGGAATTTTGAGCCCAGCGACTGTTCTTCCTGTCGAAATCTATCAGTGGGTGGAGCGTCCCGAGCGCGGGTTTGATGAACTCAGTTCTGCAGCCATCTTATTTCTTCTTTGCATTTTAGGAGCCTTAAATTGGTTTGCTCTTTTTTTAAAGCATAAATTTGAAAAAAGATGGTAA
- a CDS encoding phosphate ABC transporter ATP-binding protein: MLDPKIQVHHLNLFYKAQQVLHNISLNIYRNQVTALIGPSGCGKSSFLRCLNRMNDTIEGVRLEGSILLDGDNIYGKSMDVVQLRARVGMVFQKPNPFPKSIYDNVAYGPRIHGLFQNKSALDAIVEKSLERAGLWKEVKDRLHESGTSLSGGQQQRLCIARAIAVNPEVILMDEPCSALDPIATAKIEELIDELRERFTIVIVTHHLQQAARVSQFVGFFYAGFLVEYGETGEVFTNPKDKKTQGYLTGRM; this comes from the coding sequence ATGTTAGACCCTAAAATTCAAGTGCATCACTTAAATCTTTTTTATAAAGCCCAACAAGTGCTTCATAATATTTCTTTGAATATTTATCGCAACCAAGTGACAGCGCTCATTGGTCCTTCTGGGTGCGGAAAAAGTTCTTTTTTAAGATGTCTTAATCGGATGAATGATACGATTGAGGGGGTCCGCCTTGAAGGTTCTATTTTATTAGATGGGGATAATATTTATGGAAAATCTATGGATGTCGTGCAATTAAGGGCACGTGTTGGAATGGTTTTTCAAAAACCAAATCCTTTTCCAAAATCAATTTATGATAATGTCGCTTATGGGCCTCGAATCCATGGTCTTTTCCAAAATAAAAGTGCACTTGATGCGATTGTTGAAAAAAGTCTTGAAAGAGCAGGGCTCTGGAAAGAAGTAAAGGATCGCCTTCATGAATCTGGAACGAGTCTTTCAGGTGGGCAACAGCAACGTTTGTGTATTGCACGTGCCATTGCGGTGAATCCTGAAGTTATTTTAATGGATGAGCCTTGCTCAGCTCTTGATCCAATCGCAACAGCAAAAATAGAAGAACTTATTGATGAATTGCGTGAACGGTTTACAATTGTTATTGTCACGCATCACTTGCAACAGGCTGCACGTGTGTCTCAATTTGTTGGATTTTTTTATGCCGGTTTTCTTGTTGAATATGGAGAAACAGGAGAAGTCTTTACAAATCCAAAGGATAAAAAAACGCAAGGGTACCTGACAGGACGTATGTAG
- the phoU gene encoding phosphate signaling complex protein PhoU translates to MLITDHIVKSYDDELNQLTAMILEMGQLLEEQLEKVLECLSKGDNQLAQEIVAKDIEVDRLENKIDTRAVRLLALRQPVASDLRNVVAALKISTHLERMADYAVNVSRRVIALNQMGPIKYVSSMTRLVRLVQEMIRDVLKAYAQLDDKAAHAIWKRDEEVDELYNGFVRELLTYMMEDPRNISPCIHILFIAKNIERMGDHVTNIAEHIHYLVHGTLWAESRR, encoded by the coding sequence ATGTTAATTACAGATCATATTGTAAAGTCGTATGACGACGAGCTCAACCAATTGACGGCAATGATTCTTGAAATGGGTCAGCTTTTAGAAGAGCAACTTGAAAAGGTTCTAGAATGTCTTTCAAAAGGGGATAATCAACTTGCTCAAGAGATTGTTGCTAAAGATATTGAAGTGGATCGTCTTGAGAATAAGATTGATACACGTGCTGTGAGATTGTTAGCGCTGAGACAACCCGTTGCAAGCGATCTTAGAAATGTTGTGGCTGCTTTAAAAATCTCAACCCATCTTGAACGGATGGCGGATTATGCTGTCAATGTTTCAAGGCGGGTCATCGCCCTTAACCAAATGGGACCAATTAAGTATGTAAGCTCCATGACACGTCTTGTGCGCCTGGTTCAAGAAATGATCCGAGATGTTTTAAAAGCTTATGCGCAACTTGATGATAAAGCTGCCCATGCTATTTGGAAAAGAGATGAGGAAGTTGATGAACTCTATAATGGATTTGTGCGCGAACTTTTAACCTATATGATGGAGGATCCAAGGAACATTAGTCCTTGTATCCATATTCTTTTTATTGCCAAAAATATTGAACGCATGGGAGATCATGTAACGAATATTGCAGAGCATATTCATTATCTTGTGCATGGGACGCTCTGGGCTGAAAGTCGGCGGTAA
- a CDS encoding UbiH/UbiF/VisC/COQ6 family ubiquinone biosynthesis hydroxylase: MNTSLNSFDVTIIGGGAIGALFALSLVHDCFLKKTPSYKIALIDQTPLETLLNPATDGRTFALTTSAYSLLQKLGIWEKLDAKASPILNILVTEGAHQEGLHYDHESVQKPFGYIVESSLLRKEIFLKLQSSKQITFLTPTKLDSLKREKSHMALYLQDGTCLTTRLLVGADGKNSKVRELLGFEVFHFPYPQHALVCHFAHPYPHRGWSIEAFYPEGPFAILPLNGNAHFPHQSGLVWTSTPGEIKELSVMAEEDFNKRLSEKLDLHRYGFPRLISKRWTYPLSAHVTPTFISERTVLLGDAAHSIHPVAGQGLNLGIRDVEALSSEISKALSLGLDPGSSLFLENFQKSRRLDILSLLGITHGLIRLFSNHSKILKFLRENGLLVIDSLPSLKRFFVNEAMGRAPNA, translated from the coding sequence ATGAACACATCCTTAAACTCTTTTGACGTAACCATCATTGGGGGAGGCGCTATTGGAGCTCTTTTTGCGCTTAGTCTCGTGCATGATTGTTTTCTTAAAAAAACACCTTCCTATAAAATTGCTTTAATTGATCAAACACCGCTTGAAACTCTTTTAAATCCAGCGACCGATGGACGAACCTTTGCGTTAACCACATCCGCTTATAGTCTTCTTCAAAAACTTGGAATTTGGGAAAAACTGGACGCAAAAGCGTCACCCATTTTAAACATTCTTGTCACAGAAGGAGCGCATCAAGAAGGTCTTCATTATGATCATGAAAGTGTCCAAAAACCTTTTGGCTATATTGTTGAAAGTTCTCTGCTTAGAAAAGAAATCTTTTTAAAATTACAAAGCTCCAAACAGATTACTTTTTTAACACCTACGAAGCTCGATTCTTTAAAAAGAGAAAAATCCCATATGGCTCTTTATCTTCAAGATGGCACATGCCTGACAACACGGCTTTTGGTGGGGGCCGATGGAAAAAACTCAAAAGTAAGAGAGCTCTTAGGCTTTGAGGTTTTTCATTTTCCCTACCCTCAACATGCACTTGTATGCCATTTTGCACACCCCTATCCCCATAGAGGCTGGTCCATTGAAGCTTTTTATCCAGAAGGCCCTTTTGCCATTCTTCCTTTAAATGGAAATGCTCATTTTCCTCATCAAAGTGGACTTGTATGGACATCTACCCCAGGAGAAATTAAAGAGCTTTCCGTCATGGCTGAAGAGGACTTTAATAAGCGTCTTTCAGAGAAACTTGATCTTCATCGTTATGGTTTTCCACGTCTTATAAGCAAACGATGGACATATCCCCTTTCTGCACATGTAACGCCGACATTTATATCTGAGCGCACTGTTCTTTTAGGAGATGCAGCCCACAGCATCCATCCTGTCGCAGGACAAGGCCTTAACCTTGGCATCCGGGATGTAGAAGCCCTCAGCTCAGAAATTTCAAAGGCTCTTTCTTTGGGCCTAGACCCTGGATCTTCTCTCTTTCTTGAAAATTTTCAAAAATCAAGACGTCTTGATATTTTAAGCCTTTTGGGAATTACGCATGGACTCATCCGTCTTTTTTCAAATCATTCAAAAATCTTAAAGTTTTTAAGAGAAAATGGGCTTCTTGTGATCGATTCTCTCCCGTCTCTTAAAAGATTTTTTGTCAACGAAGCCATGGGAAGAGCACCTAATGCCTGA